From the Mahella australiensis 50-1 BON genome, the window AGCTTTAACGAGGAAATTATAAGCGTTTCCACTAGCGTTGGTTATGTAATAGTAAAAGGAACCGGTCTTCATATTAATAAACTGAGCCTGGACGATGGTGAGCTGATGGTAGAAGGTTACATAGATGGGCTCAATTACACAGATAAAATAGATAGTCACGGTAAAACATCCGGTTTTTTAGGTAAGATGTTCAAGTGAATATAGAGCAGACATATGTTTTTGGTATTATGATCATATGCGGTTTCCTAGTAGGTATTGTGTATGACCTATACAGAGTATTCCGATGGAAATGCAGGCCGTCCAAGGTGATAATAGGTTTACTGGATCTGCTATTTTGGCTGGTAACTGCATTGTTTTGTTTTTACGTGCTTTTTAAGATTAATTATGCAGAAATACGATTTTATCTATTCCTTGCTTTCGGAGTAGGTTGGATGTGTTATCTCCTCGTTATAAGCCGATATTTTATTGCGCTGTTTACCAAAATAATGGAA encodes:
- the yabQ gene encoding spore cortex biosynthesis protein YabQ, with amino-acid sequence MNIEQTYVFGIMIICGFLVGIVYDLYRVFRWKCRPSKVIIGLLDLLFWLVTALFCFYVLFKINYAEIRFYLFLAFGVGWMCYLLVISRYFIALFTKIMEVVAIISRGLINLLLLPYKFVHSRHKNFK
- the yabP gene encoding sporulation protein YabP, with the translated sequence MPAKEPEPKKIVKDVPHTVVMQNRERMTITGVNDVESFNEEIISVSTSVGYVIVKGTGLHINKLSLDDGELMVEGYIDGLNYTDKIDSHGKTSGFLGKMFK